CAACTCTCCGCTATAGAGGCCGTAGGAAGCCCGAACACAGATAAGTTGGCCCACGCCTTTTCAGCATGAGCCTTTACACTTATCACCTTGTGCTCTGAAATTTCCTACGTTTCTATAGCAAGGTAAAAAGCGAAATGCTTCAAAATATCTTTATTTGAAGAATCGCAAAAATATTAATAATCAGAATAATACTCAAATCATATCGCCATAAGCACAGCTGTTTTGATGAATGAATAATTTCCTCTCACAGTACGAATATAAATAAAATAATGACATATTCGTCATTAATGAAAAAATTATTTCTTGCCATATTGTATAAATGGCAACACAAATAAGAGATAATAAGCTGTTAAAAGGCATCGCCGCCGTCCTGAAGGATTTACGAGAGGTAAAGGATGTGAGCCAGGAAGAGGTTTATAACGATACCAATATTCATGTAGGTAGAATTGAGACTGCCAAGGCTAACCCGACCGTTAGTACAATTTCCGCGTTATGCAAGTACTTTGGGTTGTCCGTATCTGCATTTTATAAAAAAGTTGAGGATCACATGTAAAAATCTTCATTCTCCCCTCCACAAAAATAATCCACTGTTACGAGCCTACGTAACGCTGCGCCTCTGCTTCGCGCCGGCTTGCCCTTCGGGTGTACTGAAAAAAAATCTCCACCCGCTCCTGCACTACACTGCCGAACATTTCAAATTTTTGATGTGCCCTACTGCTATATCTCAGCCATAGTTCAGGGTAGTATTTTTTTCCAAACACGTTACTCCGGCCTCCACAGTGAATTGCTGGTCGCTACGGGATAATGAAGGGCGGGGATGCGCTCACAGCATCAAAAAATACGGCAGCAGCTCCGGCGTAGGCAATTGATCGATAGTGCTTTGCTGATCTGCTGGTCGATGTCTTTTATATGTTTTCTGCACCTGCTTTGTAGTGCTATGCCCCATTAAATAAGCGATCGTTGGATCATCTACCAGTTTATCTTTCAACAGAATCGCAAAACTCAATCTGGCGCACGACCATGTAATATATTTCCCAATCTCAGTTGCTGCTATCCACTTTTCCAGCACTTTGTTAGCCCCATCTGCTGTGGGTAAACGAAACAATAGGCCGGTAGCGGAGAACCTGCGTTTCTCAACGACCATGCGCGCGATAGGATGCAGCGTTAAAGTAACCGGTAAGCCTGTTTTAGCCTGAATGATCCGCGTAGTTAGTTTGACTCCGTTAATCTGGCCGATACTTAGTTTTTTAACATCTACCCATCGCAACCCGGTATAGCAACAGAAAATAAAGGCATCCTTTACCTCTTCGTTTGTGCAGGGTGTATTCAACAGCTCCAGGTATTCAGGAACTTCCAGATGTTCTTTTAGCCGGACGCTGGGATTTGATTTAGCAGTAACCTTTTCGGTAGGGTTGATTCTTAAATAGCCGTCAGCTGTGGCAGCAGCAAGTACCCATTTAAACCGGGTATAGTAATCGGCGGGCGTCTCTCCGGTATATTTATCTAACAAGAACCTACGGAAAGCCTTGCAGGTGTTTTCTGTTATGTCACCAGGGGAAATAAAGTCTGCATTGAGAAATAGCCTGAATTGCTTCAGGCTACTTTCCAGATGACGATTGCCATCACGCTTATTAGTGCTTACATACTCTTCGTAATAGTCGAGAAAGTTCTCTTTAAACTTATGTGCAGGTATAAAGGCGGTACCTATCGATTGCTGCTCGATGATAGCCTGACTTTTCTTTACCTCCAATAAAGCCAATGCCTGCTTATTATGGTTCTTCTGTGTCTGGTCTTTCGGTTTCGTATATACGAAGATGCCAGTGGCCGGACGTTGCCCCTTACCACGGCCAAAGTCGTAATAGTAGTACGTTTTATCGCCGGTTGTGTTCTCACGTTTCAGGAAATTCATGCGCCAATGATTTTGAAAGTACAACCATTGGCACTAATAATATGCCTTGTCAGTAAGGATTTGGGCCAATTTTCAAGATCGGGAGAACGCGGAAAAAAGTGAAGGAAAGAATTTTTTATCAACACAGATGCCGTGTTGACATACTACCCCAAAGCCGGTAGATAGTAGCTTTGGAGAGAAAGTGCGTGTGTCAGATTTGTGTCGTGATTGGTGAATGAAAGCAGAAAAAATCGTTAAAAATGACACTTGACTAAATGAAAAAAGGCTTGTAAGTCAATTACTTACAAGCCTCTTACGTGCCCAGAACTGGATTCGAACCAGCACACCCTTGCAGGCGCTGCGACCTGAACACAGTGCGTCTACCAATTTCGCCATCTGGGCAACTGATTTTGTGTTTCAGGACCGCAAAGATACGCAGGAATTTAATATTGCCAAATTTATTTTTGACTTTTCTCGCTGAAAATGAAATTGTTGTGTTACTCTGCAAACTCCCAGGCGCTCTGGTAGCCGTTTTGAGCCTCTGAATACTTGATGAAATCAGCATAGAAAGGCAGTTGAGACAGTGTACCACTATCACCGATAATCACCAGTTTCTTTCTGGCACGGGTCATCGCTACGTTCATGCGACGGATATCTGACAGGAACCCAATCTTACTTTCTGTATTGCTACGGGTCATGCTGATATATACAATATCTCTTTCCTGTCCCTGGAAACTATCGATGGTATTGATGGTAATACGGGAGAGATAAGGCTGTAACGCAGGATAATGCGCCAGCTGCTCTTTTAGTACCTCAATCTGTTGCCTGTAGGGAGAAATGATGGCTACTGTAGGGAAGTTCTCCGGCTTGTAGTGCGGTACCAGGGTATCTGCCACCAGCTCCAGGTGCCTGAACAGGAACGCTGCCTCTTCCGGATTGGTGGTGCTGGTGCCTTCTGTTTTTTCGTCGAAGCCACAGCCGGCAGTATCTATGAAGGCCAGCGGCACATCGGTATCAAACAGCAGGTGCGAGGCTACAGAGGCATGTGCCTTTAGCTTATCGCCATAAAAAACACCGGAAGAATAACCCATAATAGCTGTATGCATGCGGTATTGCTCTTCCAGTAATACTACCGCTTCCGGATAAAGGTTAACTACTTTTTCCAGTAATGTTTCCGCCAAACCTGCTGCAGCAGCATCGTTCGACTTAATCGTCGGCGGAAGCTGACAATGGTCGCCGGCAAAAATGACGCGTTCTCCTTTCAGGATCGGTATCCAGCAGGCAGGCTCTAATGCCTGTCCGGCTTCATCAATGATGACCGTATTATATTTTAAATGTCTTACCGTGTAATGGTTGGCACCTACCGG
This window of the Chitinophaga sp. Cy-1792 genome carries:
- a CDS encoding helix-turn-helix domain-containing protein; its protein translation is MATQIRDNKLLKGIAAVLKDLREVKDVSQEEVYNDTNIHVGRIETAKANPTVSTISALCKYFGLSVSAFYKKVEDHM
- a CDS encoding site-specific integrase, which gives rise to MNFLKRENTTGDKTYYYYDFGRGKGQRPATGIFVYTKPKDQTQKNHNKQALALLEVKKSQAIIEQQSIGTAFIPAHKFKENFLDYYEEYVSTNKRDGNRHLESSLKQFRLFLNADFISPGDITENTCKAFRRFLLDKYTGETPADYYTRFKWVLAAATADGYLRINPTEKVTAKSNPSVRLKEHLEVPEYLELLNTPCTNEEVKDAFIFCCYTGLRWVDVKKLSIGQINGVKLTTRIIQAKTGLPVTLTLHPIARMVVEKRRFSATGLLFRLPTADGANKVLEKWIAATEIGKYITWSCARLSFAILLKDKLVDDPTIAYLMGHSTTKQVQKTYKRHRPADQQSTIDQLPTPELLPYFLML